The following proteins are co-located in the Chloroflexota bacterium genome:
- a CDS encoding DNA repair exonuclease encodes MKFIHTADWQLGAKSAQLGSAAACVREERLAAVRRVMKVAQDHSADFMLIAGDTFEDNGVERALVQKVADILGGCNLPIYVIPGNHDPLTPGSVWEHPVWKSIENVHVLSEEKPIELQGGVLYCCPAREKRSRKNPTAWIPAEETGGIRIGLAHGTVEGVLQEEPDYPIPRDAALRAGLDYLALGHWHSTATYPMPDGAMRMAYSGTHETTRFNERDSGNVLVVDIPQRGGAPVITTVRTGSLIWKVIEKDIREPGDLLHVRKDIEAQENPASTLVVLRLKGLVAAGERDEIARIEEILASRFLFAYMDRSGIRPSPQDDSWLNDMPPGMLQNVASRLRELSDPQFVGDRPEGALPDVASRALMELYALVTEVRP; translated from the coding sequence ATGAAGTTCATCCACACCGCAGACTGGCAACTCGGGGCAAAGTCTGCCCAGCTGGGCAGCGCTGCTGCCTGCGTACGGGAGGAACGCCTTGCCGCTGTGAGGAGAGTGATGAAGGTTGCCCAGGATCATTCCGCAGATTTCATGCTCATAGCTGGGGATACGTTTGAAGACAACGGCGTAGAGCGCGCTTTGGTTCAGAAGGTTGCGGACATCCTTGGCGGCTGCAATCTCCCTATCTACGTGATACCTGGCAACCACGACCCGCTTACACCCGGCTCAGTCTGGGAACACCCGGTGTGGAAGTCGATCGAAAACGTCCATGTTCTCTCTGAGGAAAAACCTATCGAGCTCCAAGGGGGAGTCCTTTATTGCTGTCCAGCACGAGAGAAACGGTCACGCAAGAATCCGACGGCATGGATACCAGCGGAAGAGACAGGTGGCATCCGGATAGGGTTGGCACACGGCACTGTGGAAGGAGTTTTGCAGGAAGAACCCGATTACCCGATTCCACGCGACGCAGCACTACGGGCAGGCCTTGATTATCTTGCTTTGGGTCACTGGCATTCGACCGCCACCTATCCCATGCCCGATGGGGCTATGAGGATGGCCTATTCTGGAACCCACGAGACAACCAGGTTCAATGAGCGTGACAGTGGCAATGTACTGGTGGTAGATATACCCCAACGCGGGGGAGCGCCCGTCATCACCACGGTTCGAACAGGAAGCCTGATATGGAAGGTCATTGAAAAGGATATCCGTGAGCCGGGTGATCTCTTACACGTCCGCAAAGACATCGAAGCTCAAGAAAACCCTGCATCGACCCTGGTAGTGTTGCGGTTGAAGGGCCTGGTGGCTGCGGGAGAGCGCGATGAGATAGCCCGCATCGAGGAGATACTGGCTTCCAGGTTCCTGTTTGCCTATATGGACAGATCTGGCATACGGCCGTCCCCTCAGGATGATAGCTGGTTGAACGACATGCCTCCAGGCATGCTACAAAACGTGGCCTCAAGGCTTCGGGA
- a CDS encoding zinc-binding dehydrogenase encodes MTGGSNSQIFQALLLGPWMSISGGKKMGFLTAKPNQKDLAFIKELLEAGKVKPVIDRRYPLSEVAEAIRYLEAGHARGKVVITV; translated from the coding sequence ATGACCGGAGGTTCCAACTCGCAAATCTTCCAAGCCTTGCTCTTGGGACCATGGATGTCAATCAGCGGAGGCAAGAAAATGGGTTTCTTGACGGCGAAACCAAACCAAAAGGATTTGGCTTTTATAAAGGAGCTTCTTGAAGCCGGCAAAGTGAAACCCGTTATAGATAGACGTTACCCGCTCAGTGAGGTCGCTGAAGCTATCCGGTATCTTGAAGCAGGGCACGCTCGAGGAAAAGTCGTCATCACTGTGTGA